Proteins encoded in a region of the Antedon mediterranea chromosome 2, ecAntMedi1.1, whole genome shotgun sequence genome:
- the LOC140040424 gene encoding apoptosis-enhancing nuclease-like, translating to MNELQNTKASIKRSNQAHYEHLAKKSKTNSSKLLPRRIQRLLKWKEKQNKVKKNNANHKMCTNKNDLNKYPVFTEFMKTHIKSYDANNCLLNEHEDDIVALDCEMVGTGIKGCVSTLARCSIVNYKGDVIYDKYVKPSNPVTDYRTKWSGIREKDLAGAPCFNQVQTEVKDVLNGSIIVGHSLHHDFAVLKLRHSQHRIRDTAEYELLKEFTNMGQSSCTPSLRCLARCLLGRDIQGGEHCSVADARAALDVYKLVENHWEEEVKNQEKEKDEENNVSYMDDKFWPSEIFL from the coding sequence ACCAAGCTCACTATGAACATTTAGCTAAAAAATCAAAGACGAATAGTTCAAAATTACTTCCTAGAAGAATTCAACGATTACTAAAAtggaaagaaaaacaaaataaagtaaagAAAAACAATGCAAATCATAAAATGTGCACAAATAAGAATGACTTAAACAAATATCCAGTCTTTACGGAGTTTATGAAAACGCACATTAAAAGCTATGATGCAAATAATTGTCTGTTAAATGAGCACGAAGATGACATAGTAGCATTGGACTGTGAGATGGTTGGCACAGGTATTAAAGGGTGTGTCAGCACACTAGCTAGATGCAGTATAGTTAACTATAAAGGTGATGTTATATATGACAAGTATGTTAAACCGTCAAATCCTGTTACGGATTATAGGACTAAATGGAGCGGCATTCGTGAGAAAGATCTTGCGGGGGCGCCTTGCTTCAATCAAGTTCAGACGGAAGTGAAGGACGTTCTTAATGGAAGCATTATTGTTGGACACAGTCTTCATCACGACTTTGCCGTACTTAAATTACGACACTCTCAACATCGTATAAGGGATACAGCCGAGTACGAACTACTGAAGGAGTTCACAAACATGGGTCAAAGTTCATGTACACCTTCGTTACGGTGTCTAGCCAGGTGCTTGCTAGGCCGGGACATTCAAGGGGGAGAGCACTGTTCAGTTGCAGATGCTAGGGCAGCACTGGACGTATATAAACTTGTTGAAAACCATTGGGAAGAAGAAGTTAAAAATCAAGAAAAGGAAAAAgatgaagaaaataatgtatcATACATGGATGATAAATTCTGGCCATCTGAAATATTTCTATAA